From the Pseudomonas sp. SORT22 genome, one window contains:
- the hemE gene encoding uroporphyrinogen decarboxylase, whose product MRQAGRYLPEYRELRGRAGSFLSLVKTPDYATEATLQPLRRFNLDAAIVFSDILSVPDAMGLGLYFGHGEGPRFRHPLRDEQAIKRLRVPEPEALDYLYQAVAQSRRELDPKVALLGFAGSPWTLACYMVEGGPPGDFQLIKKMLYRRPELLQRILQVTSQAVAASLNAQIESGAQALMIFDTWGGVLADGAYQRFSLFYMREVLARLHKTHHGQRVPSIIYTKGGSPWLAEMADSGADALSLDWTCDLGMARQLVGNSVALQGNLDPSVLLGDEACIRHEVQRTLQAFGPPAAGFGHVFNLGHGISPATSPEAVATLVNAVHELSRVRGGAYA is encoded by the coding sequence ATGCGCCAGGCCGGGCGCTACCTGCCCGAGTACCGCGAGCTGCGGGGCCGGGCCGGGTCGTTCCTGAGCCTGGTGAAAACCCCGGACTACGCCACCGAAGCCACCTTGCAACCCTTGCGGCGTTTCAACCTGGATGCAGCCATCGTCTTTTCCGACATCCTCAGCGTGCCCGATGCCATGGGCCTGGGCCTGTATTTCGGCCATGGCGAAGGCCCGCGCTTTCGCCATCCGCTGCGTGACGAGCAGGCCATCAAGCGCCTGCGCGTGCCAGAGCCCGAAGCGCTGGACTACCTGTACCAGGCGGTGGCCCAGAGCCGCCGCGAGCTTGACCCCAAGGTGGCACTGCTCGGCTTTGCCGGCAGCCCCTGGACCCTGGCCTGCTACATGGTCGAAGGCGGCCCGCCGGGCGATTTCCAGCTGATCAAGAAGATGCTCTACCGCCGCCCGGAGCTGCTCCAGCGCATTCTCCAGGTCACCAGCCAGGCGGTGGCGGCCAGCCTCAATGCGCAGATCGAATCCGGTGCCCAGGCGCTGATGATCTTCGACACCTGGGGCGGGGTGCTGGCCGACGGCGCCTACCAGCGGTTTTCGCTGTTCTACATGCGCGAGGTGCTGGCGCGCCTGCACAAGACCCACCACGGCCAGCGGGTGCCGTCGATCATCTACACCAAGGGCGGCAGCCCGTGGCTGGCGGAGATGGCCGACAGCGGCGCCGATGCCCTGAGCCTGGACTGGACCTGCGACCTGGGCATGGCCAGGCAACTGGTGGGTAACAGTGTTGCCCTGCAGGGCAACCTCGACCCCAGCGTGTTGCTGGGTGATGAGGCCTGTATCCGCCATGAAGTGCAGCGTACCCTGCAGGCCTTCGGGCCGCCCGCTGCGGGCTTTGGCCATGTGTTCAACCTGGGCCACGGGATTTCCCCGGCGACCTCGCCCGAGGCGGTGGCCACGCTGGTCAATGCCGTGCATGAACTGAGCCGTGTGCGCGGAGGTGCCTATGCTTGA
- a CDS encoding FecR domain-containing protein → MSSTPLDRATHEAVDWLLKLENAPAGSPLLLAFNTWLKQSPGHQAAWQRVNALLDEPLADLQQAEQRSPGQLAMASRSLRALPSPSRRKALGGGLAMLLLGLGAGALGNRMTPLGDLLADLRTGTGERRTFTLADGSRLRLNARSAVDVRFSAGQRLVLLRDGELQAEVAAEPGRPFVVATREGQVQALGTRFSVRQEQQQSVVSVQQHSVLLRSGSAPALRVEEGQAFRFDGHASQPLAASLRTRASWTEGRVDVRDEPLGELIEALRPYRAGLLRISPQAAQVRVYGSFPLDDSERTLRSLAETLPIRVDSFGGWLTRIDVI, encoded by the coding sequence ATGAGCAGCACACCACTGGACCGCGCTACCCACGAAGCGGTGGACTGGCTGCTCAAGCTGGAGAATGCCCCGGCCGGCAGCCCTTTGCTGCTGGCCTTCAACACCTGGCTCAAGCAATCGCCCGGCCATCAGGCCGCCTGGCAGCGGGTCAACGCCTTGCTCGACGAACCCCTGGCCGACCTGCAGCAGGCCGAGCAGCGTAGCCCCGGCCAGTTGGCCATGGCCAGCCGCAGCCTGCGCGCCTTGCCGTCGCCGTCGCGGCGCAAGGCCCTGGGCGGCGGCCTGGCGATGCTGTTGCTGGGTTTGGGCGCCGGCGCGCTCGGCAATCGCATGACGCCACTGGGCGACCTGCTCGCCGACCTGCGCACCGGCACCGGCGAGCGGCGCACCTTCACCCTGGCCGATGGTTCGCGGCTGCGCCTGAATGCGCGCAGCGCGGTGGATGTGCGCTTCAGCGCCGGGCAGCGGCTGGTGCTGCTGCGCGACGGCGAGCTGCAAGCCGAGGTTGCTGCAGAGCCGGGCCGGCCCTTTGTCGTCGCCACCCGCGAAGGCCAGGTGCAGGCCCTGGGCACGCGCTTCAGCGTGCGCCAGGAACAACAACAGAGCGTGGTCTCGGTGCAGCAGCACAGCGTGCTGCTCAGAAGCGGCAGTGCACCGGCCTTGCGTGTGGAGGAGGGCCAGGCCTTTCGTTTCGATGGCCACGCCAGCCAGCCGCTGGCCGCGTCGCTGCGTACCCGGGCGAGCTGGACCGAGGGCCGCGTGGATGTGCGCGACGAACCCCTGGGCGAGCTGATCGAAGCCTTGCGCCCGTACCGCGCCGGGCTGCTGCGCATCAGCCCGCAGGCCGCGCAGGTGCGGGTCTATGGCAGCTTTCCGCTGGATGACAGCGAACGCACCCTGCGCTCCCTGGCCGAGACCTTGCCGATCCGGGTCGACAGTTTCGGTGGCTGGCTGACCCGCATCGATGTGATCTGA
- a CDS encoding MarR family transcriptional regulator — MLDPTFDFDRMLCFSLYSTANAMVRDYAEPLKKRGVTYPQLLVMAGLWGQDDVSISALSELTLFDLGTLTPIVKRLADNGFITVYLDPNDRRRRNLLLTDKGRELKAEAAQVFSNMACKIDLGEGEVEQVLDVCHRIRARLR, encoded by the coding sequence ATGCTTGACCCGACCTTCGACTTCGACCGGATGCTGTGCTTCTCGCTGTACTCGACGGCCAACGCCATGGTTCGCGACTACGCCGAGCCGCTGAAAAAGCGCGGCGTAACCTACCCGCAACTGCTGGTGATGGCCGGCCTGTGGGGCCAGGACGATGTCTCGATCAGCGCCCTGAGCGAGCTGACCCTGTTCGACCTTGGCACCCTGACGCCGATCGTCAAACGCCTGGCCGACAACGGCTTCATCACCGTGTACCTCGACCCCAACGACCGTCGCCGGCGCAACCTGTTGCTGACCGACAAGGGCCGTGAGCTCAAGGCCGAGGCGGCGCAGGTGTTCAGCAACATGGCCTGCAAGATCGACCTGGGCGAGGGTGAGGTGGAGCAGGTGCTGGATGTTTGCCACCGGATCAGGGCGCGTTTGCGCTGA
- a CDS encoding class I adenylate-forming enzyme family protein, which produces MKASDVLLQQVLETPNGLHPDKAAIIYADETYTYAQLDEASGRLAAGLQVNGLLRQERVVVCLGNRVETVCAFWGVLRAGGVMVNVGLETPADSLDYIIRDAEASVLITTSEKFASLAPGTAGLSYLKAIVLLDGEADAADTHTLESLLGQGAGIPLPCGNLDLDLAAIIYTSGSTGAPKGVMLTHRNMLAALNSLHTYLGYQASDNVLCSLPLSFDYGLYQMIMALSAGATLVLEKEFTWPIFLIKKIRQYQVTVIPFVPTMLMLLHEYAHKREATFPQVRMVTNTGAALKANHIAQMKGLFPQALIFSMYGLTECKRCTYLPPEDIDDKPGSVGIAIPNTELWLVDDEGRRIDTPHQVGQLVIRGATVMAGYWRNPQATAQKLKPGPYPGESVLYTGDYCSLDQDGYLYFQGRMDHMIKSRGMKVSPSEVESFLYAIDGVEAAAVVGIEHASVGEGLWAFVTLGQGVSLSAEHLLERCRHGLEAHKVPLSISIEGNLPRTANGKFDLQQLQQTARHAQLAVAG; this is translated from the coding sequence ATGAAGGCGTCTGACGTCCTCCTGCAGCAGGTGCTGGAAACCCCCAACGGCCTGCACCCGGACAAAGCGGCGATCATCTACGCCGATGAAACCTACACCTACGCCCAGCTCGATGAAGCCAGCGGGCGCCTGGCCGCCGGCCTGCAGGTCAATGGCCTGCTGCGCCAGGAACGCGTGGTGGTGTGCCTGGGCAACCGGGTCGAAACCGTTTGTGCCTTCTGGGGCGTGCTGCGGGCCGGCGGGGTGATGGTCAACGTCGGCCTGGAAACCCCGGCCGACAGCCTCGACTACATCATTCGCGATGCCGAGGCCTCGGTGCTGATCACCACCTCGGAGAAATTCGCCAGCCTGGCGCCCGGCACCGCCGGGCTGAGCTACCTCAAGGCCATTGTGTTGCTCGACGGCGAAGCCGACGCAGCCGATACCCACACGCTTGAAAGCCTGCTGGGGCAGGGCGCCGGCATTCCGCTGCCGTGCGGCAACCTTGACCTGGACCTGGCGGCGATCATCTACACCTCCGGCTCCACCGGCGCGCCCAAGGGCGTGATGCTCACCCACCGCAATATGCTCGCGGCGCTCAACTCGTTGCACACCTACCTGGGCTACCAGGCCAGCGACAATGTGCTGTGCTCGCTACCGCTGTCGTTCGACTACGGCCTGTACCAGATGATCATGGCCCTGAGCGCCGGGGCCACGCTGGTGCTGGAGAAGGAGTTCACCTGGCCGATCTTCCTGATCAAGAAGATCCGCCAGTACCAGGTCACGGTGATCCCGTTCGTGCCGACCATGCTCATGCTCCTGCACGAGTATGCGCACAAGCGCGAGGCGACCTTCCCGCAGGTGCGCATGGTCACCAACACCGGCGCGGCCTTGAAGGCCAACCATATTGCGCAGATGAAGGGCCTGTTCCCCCAGGCGCTGATCTTCTCGATGTACGGCCTGACCGAGTGCAAGCGCTGCACCTACCTGCCGCCCGAGGACATCGACGACAAGCCGGGCAGTGTCGGCATCGCCATCCCCAACACCGAGCTGTGGCTGGTGGACGATGAGGGCCGGCGCATCGACACGCCGCATCAGGTCGGCCAGCTGGTGATTCGCGGCGCCACGGTGATGGCCGGCTATTGGCGCAACCCCCAGGCCACCGCGCAAAAACTCAAGCCGGGGCCGTACCCGGGGGAAAGCGTGCTGTACACCGGCGACTATTGCAGCCTCGACCAGGATGGCTACCTGTACTTCCAGGGGCGCATGGACCACATGATCAAGTCGCGCGGCATGAAGGTCAGCCCCAGCGAGGTCGAGAGCTTTCTGTATGCCATCGACGGTGTCGAAGCGGCGGCGGTGGTCGGTATCGAACATGCCTCGGTCGGCGAGGGGCTATGGGCGTTCGTCACCTTGGGCCAAGGTGTCAGCCTGAGTGCCGAGCACTTGCTCGAACGTTGCCGCCATGGCCTTGAAGCGCACAAGGTGCCGCTGTCGATCAGCATCGAGGGCAACCTGCCGCGCACCGCCAATGGCAAGTTCGACTTGCAGCAACTGCAACAGACAGCGCGCCATGCGCAACTGGCCGTGGCCGGTTGA
- a CDS encoding TonB-dependent siderophore receptor: MPDSMIRPSLLALAIALGSGAPLYAVAQTDSSVSASQRFDIPAGDLGEALSRIARQSGRVLSVKPALLQGKRSAAVSGQFTPEQAASQALNGSGLNLNITAGGTWSLVPAEHSGALELGLTQIVSNASEDAWGPVQGYVAKRTGTATKTDTSVLEVPQTINVITQDEISALGSQTVTQALRYTPGITGGGFSDRVGIFDEPTSRGFSPTPLYLDGLHLPYGGGSTGGALQIDPYALERIEVMKGPASVLYGQNQPGGLVNMVSKRPTATPLHEVKIGGGSQDRRYGAFDFAGPVDDQGEYQYRVTGMGLDKNGEIDYVEQQRYMIAPSLTWSPNEQTRLTVYGHYQRDNGVPEAQGLPAVGTVFASANGRIKRSRFIGEPGVNAYDREQYTFGYEVSHELDDVWTLKQNTRYAYVDDKFRAPLHGYAFVPNPVTGADDQSAMTRFGVDWAQRNKVFGIDNMAQAKFNTFDLAHTLLIGVDYYHSNSRFLGLYDRNPPIIDLYNPVYGKPMNFGQPFKWDRTINQTGLYVQDQLKWDNWFLTLGGRYDWAEADNKEPLAGTHTTVKDEKFTGRAGLGFAFDNGVTPYLSYSESFLPLAGADYAGKAFEPSTGKQVEAGIKYQPPGQDSFIQLSVYEIKQQNILTADVSNPGFNSQVGELRSRGVELEGKASLSDNLGLIASVSRNDVVYTKDNDGREGRHPSGTPPMTAALWLDYHFTGDTKVAGLGMGLGARYVRGSDGTDFADGHFSIPSYTVYDAMLSYDLQQSPLRLKGVKVQMNLQNLEDKTYVSRCTSDVDCYYGEGRTITTDLTYNW; the protein is encoded by the coding sequence ATGCCCGACTCCATGATCCGTCCCAGCCTGCTGGCCCTTGCCATCGCCCTGGGCAGCGGCGCGCCGTTGTACGCCGTGGCGCAAACCGACAGCAGCGTCAGCGCCAGCCAGCGCTTCGATATCCCGGCCGGCGACCTGGGCGAAGCCCTGAGCCGCATCGCCCGTCAGTCTGGGCGGGTGCTGTCGGTCAAGCCGGCGCTGCTGCAAGGCAAGCGCTCGGCGGCGGTCAGCGGCCAGTTCACGCCCGAGCAAGCGGCCAGCCAGGCCCTCAATGGCAGCGGCCTCAACCTCAATATCACCGCCGGCGGCACCTGGAGCCTGGTGCCGGCCGAGCACAGCGGGGCGCTGGAGCTGGGCCTGACCCAGATCGTCTCCAACGCCAGTGAAGACGCCTGGGGCCCGGTGCAGGGCTATGTGGCCAAACGCACCGGTACCGCGACCAAAACCGACACCTCGGTGCTGGAAGTGCCGCAGACCATCAACGTCATCACCCAGGATGAAATCTCGGCGCTGGGTTCGCAGACCGTTACCCAGGCCCTGCGCTACACCCCGGGCATTACCGGTGGCGGCTTCTCCGACCGGGTGGGGATTTTCGACGAACCGACCTCCCGCGGCTTCAGCCCGACGCCGCTGTACCTGGACGGCCTGCACCTGCCGTATGGCGGTGGCAGTACCGGTGGCGCCCTGCAGATCGACCCCTACGCGCTGGAGCGCATCGAGGTGATGAAGGGCCCGGCCTCGGTGCTCTACGGCCAGAACCAGCCAGGCGGGCTGGTCAACATGGTCTCCAAGCGCCCGACCGCGACGCCGCTGCATGAGGTCAAGATCGGTGGCGGTAGCCAGGACCGCCGCTATGGCGCCTTCGACTTCGCCGGCCCGGTGGATGACCAGGGCGAGTACCAGTACCGGGTCACCGGCATGGGCCTGGATAAGAACGGCGAAATCGACTACGTCGAACAGCAGCGCTACATGATCGCCCCGAGCCTGACCTGGAGCCCCAACGAGCAGACCCGCCTGACCGTCTACGGCCATTACCAGCGCGACAACGGCGTACCCGAAGCCCAGGGCTTGCCGGCGGTGGGCACGGTGTTCGCCAGCGCCAACGGGCGGATCAAGCGCAGCCGCTTCATCGGTGAACCGGGGGTCAACGCCTATGATCGCGAGCAGTACACCTTCGGCTACGAAGTCAGCCATGAGCTGGACGATGTCTGGACCCTCAAGCAGAACACCCGCTACGCCTACGTCGATGACAAGTTTCGGGCGCCATTGCACGGCTACGCTTTCGTGCCCAACCCGGTCACCGGCGCCGACGACCAGAGCGCCATGACCCGCTTTGGCGTCGACTGGGCCCAGCGCAACAAGGTGTTCGGCATCGATAACATGGCCCAGGCCAAGTTCAATACCTTCGACCTCGCCCACACCCTGTTGATCGGTGTCGATTACTACCACTCCAACTCCCGATTCCTCGGCCTGTACGACCGCAATCCACCGATCATCGACCTCTACAACCCGGTGTATGGCAAGCCGATGAACTTCGGCCAGCCGTTCAAATGGGACCGCACCATCAACCAGACCGGCCTGTACGTGCAGGATCAGCTCAAATGGGATAACTGGTTCCTGACCCTCGGTGGTCGCTATGACTGGGCCGAGGCCGATAACAAGGAGCCGCTCGCTGGCACCCATACCACTGTCAAGGACGAGAAATTCACCGGCCGCGCCGGCCTGGGCTTCGCCTTCGACAATGGCGTCACGCCTTACCTCAGCTACTCCGAATCATTCCTGCCGCTGGCCGGCGCCGACTACGCCGGCAAAGCGTTCGAGCCGTCCACCGGCAAGCAGGTCGAGGCCGGTATCAAGTACCAGCCGCCTGGCCAGGACAGCTTCATCCAGCTCTCGGTGTACGAGATCAAGCAGCAGAACATCCTCACCGCCGATGTCAGCAACCCCGGCTTCAACAGCCAGGTCGGCGAGCTGCGTTCACGCGGTGTCGAACTCGAAGGCAAGGCCAGCCTCAGCGACAACCTCGGCCTGATCGCCTCGGTGTCGCGCAACGACGTGGTCTACACCAAGGACAACGACGGCCGCGAAGGCCGTCATCCGTCCGGCACACCGCCGATGACCGCAGCGCTGTGGCTGGATTACCACTTCACCGGCGACACGAAGGTCGCCGGCCTCGGCATGGGCCTGGGCGCGCGTTATGTGCGCGGTAGCGACGGTACCGATTTTGCCGACGGGCATTTCAGCATCCCGTCCTACACCGTGTACGACGCCATGCTCTCCTACGACCTGCAGCAATCGCCGCTGCGCCTGAAGGGCGTGAAGGTGCAGATGAACCTGCAGAACCTCGAAGACAAGACCTACGTCAGCCGCTGCACCAGTGACGTGGACTGCTACTACGGCGAAGGGCGGACCATCACCACCGACCTGACCTACAACTGGTAA
- a CDS encoding MOSC domain-containing protein — MLAQQLQLQSVLTGRAVPFTRPGSSSAIAKMPRDGEVAVTELGLVGDEQGDLRVHGGVEKAIHHYPREHYAAWVAELGEHPLLQAPGAFGENLSTCGWTEQTVCLGDRFRAGSALLEISQGRMPCWKLNDRFGVKDMSLRVQQSGRTGWYYRVLEEGILAAGMNIELIARPHPQWSVARLSSVLFDRQVDLEVIRQCLELPLAASWRRTLSRRLEKAEVEDWAPRLQGPG, encoded by the coding sequence ATGCTGGCGCAACAACTGCAACTGCAAAGCGTATTGACCGGGCGCGCCGTGCCTTTCACCCGTCCGGGCTCATCCAGTGCCATCGCCAAGATGCCGCGTGACGGCGAGGTCGCGGTCACCGAACTGGGCCTGGTTGGCGATGAGCAGGGCGACTTACGTGTGCATGGCGGGGTCGAAAAGGCCATCCACCATTACCCCCGCGAACACTATGCCGCCTGGGTTGCAGAGCTGGGCGAGCATCCGCTGCTGCAGGCTCCGGGCGCCTTCGGCGAAAACTTAAGCACCTGCGGCTGGACCGAGCAGACCGTATGCCTGGGCGATCGCTTTCGCGCTGGCAGCGCGCTGCTGGAGATTTCCCAGGGGCGCATGCCGTGCTGGAAACTCAATGACCGCTTCGGGGTAAAAGACATGTCGTTGCGGGTCCAGCAAAGCGGCCGTACCGGCTGGTACTACCGGGTGCTGGAAGAAGGCATATTGGCTGCCGGCATGAACATCGAGCTGATCGCACGGCCGCATCCGCAGTGGTCGGTAGCGCGCTTGTCGTCGGTGCTGTTCGACAGGCAGGTCGACCTCGAGGTGATTCGCCAGTGCCTGGAACTGCCGTTGGCGGCTTCCTGGCGCCGGACCCTGTCACGACGTTTGGAAAAGGCCGAAGTCGAGGACTGGGCGCCGCGTTTGCAGGGGCCTGGGTGA
- the rpe gene encoding ribulose-phosphate 3-epimerase → MKEFWIAPSILAADFARLGAEAEQVLAAGADVIHIDVMDNHYVPNLTMGPQFCKALRSHGITAPIDVHLMVTPVDAMIQAFAEAGADYISIHPEATLHLDRSLQLIKDLGCKAGLVFNPASGLDAAQYVLDKLDLILLMSVNPGFGGQKFIPAVLPKIAAARKLIDDSGRAIRLEVDGGVNLDTIGQVAAAGADMFVAGTAIFAQGDYRASIEALRREIAHALPNRH, encoded by the coding sequence GTGAAAGAGTTCTGGATTGCACCGTCGATTCTGGCGGCCGATTTCGCCCGCCTCGGCGCTGAAGCCGAGCAGGTACTGGCCGCCGGTGCCGATGTCATCCATATTGATGTGATGGATAACCACTATGTGCCCAACCTGACCATGGGCCCGCAGTTCTGCAAGGCCCTGCGCAGCCACGGGATCACCGCGCCGATTGACGTGCACCTGATGGTGACGCCGGTGGATGCGATGATCCAGGCCTTTGCCGAAGCCGGCGCCGACTACATCTCGATTCACCCCGAGGCGACCCTGCACCTGGACCGCTCGCTGCAACTGATCAAGGACCTGGGCTGCAAGGCGGGCCTGGTGTTCAACCCGGCCAGCGGCCTGGACGCCGCGCAATACGTGCTCGACAAGCTCGACCTGATCCTGCTGATGTCGGTCAACCCGGGCTTTGGCGGACAGAAGTTCATCCCTGCGGTATTGCCCAAGATTGCCGCAGCGCGCAAGCTTATCGACGACAGTGGCCGGGCGATCCGTCTGGAGGTGGACGGCGGCGTCAACCTTGACACCATCGGCCAGGTGGCCGCCGCCGGCGCCGACATGTTCGTGGCCGGCACGGCGATTTTCGCCCAGGGCGATTACCGCGCCAGCATCGAGGCCTTGCGCCGCGAGATTGCCCACGCTTTGCCCAACCGCCACTGA
- a CDS encoding type 1 glutamine amidotransferase yields MPNSNIGNKNQTLRKPVVLMTMGSQERKGHDYQVMTHKYIVPLVEHAGCVPVLVPTCCGTDDLEAYLDMADGVYLTGAGSNIDPALYGQENETPGKAQDRDRDLFDLPLVQLAIARGLPIFGICRGMQEINVALGGDIYQKVYTEPGFNDHRENPDDPVDVQYSAVHSVKLEQGSWLQKLLQSDEIRVNSLHGQGLKNLGEGIEPLARAEDGLVEAIHAPSLSPFLFAVQWHPEWQAAKNPDSVKMFQAFGEACRKQAAKGQVVKKLGTAA; encoded by the coding sequence ATGCCCAACAGCAACATTGGCAATAAGAATCAAACCCTTCGCAAACCCGTCGTGCTGATGACCATGGGCTCCCAGGAGCGCAAAGGCCACGACTATCAGGTAATGACCCACAAATACATCGTCCCGCTGGTAGAACACGCCGGCTGCGTACCGGTGCTGGTGCCGACCTGCTGCGGTACTGACGACCTCGAAGCCTACCTGGACATGGCCGACGGTGTTTACCTGACCGGCGCCGGCAGCAACATCGACCCGGCCCTGTACGGCCAGGAGAACGAAACCCCGGGCAAGGCCCAGGACCGCGACCGCGACCTGTTCGACCTGCCGCTGGTGCAACTGGCTATCGCCCGTGGCCTGCCGATCTTCGGCATCTGCCGTGGCATGCAGGAAATCAACGTGGCGCTGGGTGGTGACATCTACCAGAAGGTCTACACCGAGCCAGGCTTCAACGACCACCGGGAAAACCCGGACGATCCGGTCGATGTCCAGTACAGCGCGGTTCACAGCGTCAAACTGGAGCAAGGCAGCTGGCTGCAAAAGTTGCTGCAGAGCGATGAAATCCGCGTCAACTCGCTGCACGGCCAGGGCCTGAAAAACCTCGGCGAAGGCATCGAACCCCTGGCCCGTGCCGAAGACGGCCTGGTCGAAGCCATCCACGCCCCGAGCCTGTCGCCGTTCCTCTTCGCAGTGCAATGGCACCCGGAATGGCAAGCGGCGAAAAACCCCGACTCGGTGAAGATGTTCCAGGCCTTCGGCGAAGCCTGCCGCAAGCAGGCTGCCAAGGGTCAGGTGGTGAAGAAGCTGGGTACGGCTGCCTGA
- the hpaR gene encoding homoprotocatechuate degradation operon regulator HpaR, whose protein sequence is MPTPRPSLTLTLLQAREAAMAFFRPSLNAHGLTEQQWRVIRILRQQGELESHQLAEQACILKPSMTGVLARLERDGLVRRKKSTQDQRRVFVGLTEQGQQCFVDMSEDMEHNYQRILEQFGEDKLHELLGLLNCLKNIKP, encoded by the coding sequence ATGCCCACTCCAAGACCGTCCCTGACCCTGACCCTGTTGCAAGCCCGCGAAGCCGCCATGGCCTTCTTCCGCCCCTCGCTCAACGCCCATGGCCTGACCGAACAACAGTGGCGGGTGATCCGCATCCTGCGCCAGCAAGGCGAACTGGAAAGCCACCAACTGGCCGAGCAGGCCTGCATCCTCAAGCCGAGCATGACCGGCGTGCTGGCGCGCCTGGAGCGTGACGGCCTGGTGCGACGCAAGAAGTCGACCCAGGACCAGCGCCGGGTGTTTGTCGGCCTGACCGAACAGGGCCAGCAATGCTTCGTCGACATGAGCGAAGACATGGAACACAACTACCAGCGCATCCTTGAGCAGTTCGGCGAAGACAAACTGCACGAGCTGCTGGGCCTGCTCAACTGCCTGAAGAACATCAAGCCCTGA
- a CDS encoding sigma-70 family RNA polymerase sigma factor — MPSSVDSKAIVAHLYSDHHRWLRAWLYRRLNCPDDAADLAQDTFVRAMTSSALPALDQPRAFLATVARRLLSNLFRRRALEQAYLDELASLPEQCMPSAEDVLLVREALAEIDRLLDGLPTRVRHGFILHRLEGLSQPAIAEHLGVSLATVERDLRRAFLHCLSARPE, encoded by the coding sequence GTGCCGAGCTCTGTCGACTCCAAGGCTATCGTCGCCCACCTCTACAGTGACCATCACCGCTGGCTGCGTGCCTGGCTGTACCGGCGGCTGAACTGCCCGGACGATGCCGCGGACCTGGCCCAGGACACCTTTGTGCGGGCCATGACCAGCAGCGCCTTGCCCGCCCTTGACCAGCCGCGGGCGTTTCTCGCCACTGTCGCCCGCCGCCTGCTGAGCAATCTGTTCCGCCGCCGGGCGCTGGAGCAGGCCTACCTCGACGAGCTGGCGAGCCTGCCCGAGCAGTGCATGCCTTCGGCTGAAGACGTGCTGCTGGTGCGTGAAGCCCTGGCTGAAATCGATCGCCTGCTTGACGGCCTGCCGACGCGGGTGCGCCATGGGTTCATCCTGCATCGTCTCGAAGGCCTGAGCCAGCCGGCCATCGCCGAGCACCTGGGGGTGTCGCTGGCCACGGTCGAGCGTGACCTGCGCCGGGCCTTCCTGCATTGCCTGAGCGCCAGGCCAGAATGA
- a CDS encoding alpha/beta hydrolase: MSLGNRGREQSLDVNGNHFALRIWGNERGHPVLAVHGWLDNAASFERIAPLLEDCFVVAPDLAGHGRSEHRRGDSGYYLWEHADDMNALIECLGWKRFSVLGHSMGTGVASILAAMNKSIDSMVFIDGMGAPFTIAEEDTVEHLKKSQRLLRLALRTRLHGFSAPQSAQFGSLEAAIGERRNSIDGTLCAEGARLLAMRDLLSVGDGYRWRHDPRLVLPEPMQLTERQACDFLRQISCPLHLLLGRQGLFAGAQFDKRKNALPWATQVHWHEGGHHFHLEEPGTALIAQINAALLQREPGPRQRLVNE; the protein is encoded by the coding sequence ATGAGTCTGGGCAACAGAGGTCGCGAGCAATCGCTGGACGTCAACGGCAACCATTTCGCCTTGCGCATCTGGGGCAATGAGCGCGGCCATCCGGTGCTCGCCGTGCATGGCTGGCTGGACAACGCAGCGTCGTTCGAACGGATCGCGCCGCTGCTCGAGGACTGCTTCGTGGTCGCCCCGGACCTGGCCGGTCACGGCCGCTCCGAGCACCGTCGGGGTGACAGCGGCTATTACCTGTGGGAACACGCCGACGACATGAACGCCCTGATCGAGTGCCTGGGCTGGAAGCGTTTTTCGGTCCTGGGGCACTCCATGGGCACCGGGGTTGCATCGATTCTGGCGGCGATGAACAAGTCGATCGACAGCATGGTGTTCATCGACGGCATGGGCGCGCCCTTTACCATTGCCGAAGAAGACACCGTCGAGCACCTGAAAAAATCCCAGCGCCTGCTGCGCCTGGCCTTGCGTACCCGCTTGCATGGGTTTTCAGCGCCGCAATCGGCACAGTTTGGCAGCCTTGAAGCGGCCATCGGCGAGCGGCGCAACAGCATCGACGGCACCCTGTGCGCCGAGGGCGCGCGGCTGCTGGCCATGCGCGACCTGCTCAGTGTCGGCGACGGTTACCGCTGGCGCCACGACCCACGCCTGGTGCTGCCTGAGCCTATGCAACTGACCGAGCGCCAGGCCTGCGACTTTTTGCGCCAGATCAGCTGCCCGCTGCACCTGCTGCTCGGGCGCCAGGGGCTGTTTGCCGGTGCCCAGTTCGATAAAAGAAAAAACGCCTTGCCCTGGGCCACCCAGGTGCACTGGCATGAGGGCGGCCATCATTTTCACCTGGAGGAACCCGGCACGGCCTTGATCGCGCAGATCAACGCCGCGCTGCTTCAGCGTGAACCCGGGCCGCGGCAACGATTAGTCAATGAGTAA